The Streptomyces sp. 11x1 genomic sequence GCTCGAACATGGACGGGAACTCGCCGGAGGGGTTGATGTTGCCGGAGGCCGCGACGCCGATGCCGCCGGAGACGGCCGCGGCGAGGTCGGTGATGATGTCGCCGAAGAGGTTGTCGGTGACGATCACGTCGAACCGGGCCGGGTCGGTGACCAGGTAGATCGTGGCCGCGTCGACGTGGATGTAGTCGGTGGTGACCTCGGGGAACTCCTCGGCCACCTTTTTGAAGATGTTCGTCCACAGGTGACCGGCGAAGGTCAGCACGTTGTTCTTGTGGACGAGGGTGAGCTTCTTGCGCGGGCGGGCCTGGGCGCGGGCGAACGCGTCACGCACGACCCGCTCGACGCCGAAGGCCGTGTTGACGGAGACCTCGGTGGCGACCTCGTGCTCGGTGCCCTTGCGGATGGTGCCGCCGTTGCCGGTGTAGGGGCCCTCGGTGCCCTCGCGGACCACGACGAAGTCGATCTCGGGCTGGCCGGCGAGCGGGGTGGCGACACCGGGGAGCAGCTTCGAGGGACGCAGGTTCACGTGGTGGTCGAAGGCGAAGCGGAGCTTGAGCAGGAAGCCGCGCTCCAGGACCCCGGAGGGGACGCTCGGGTCGCCGATCGCGCCGAGCAGGATCGCGTCGTGCCGCTTCAGCGCGTCGAGGTCGGCGTCGGTGAGGGTCTCACCGGTGGCGTGGTAGCGCTTGGCGCCGAAGTCGTACTCCTTGGTCTCCAGCTTCACATCCTGCGGAAGGACGGCGGAGAGGACCTTGAGCCCCTGGGCCACGACTTCCTGACCGATGCCGTCACCG encodes the following:
- a CDS encoding 3-isopropylmalate dehydrogenase, encoding MSRSLNLAVIPGDGIGQEVVAQGLKVLSAVLPQDVKLETKEYDFGAKRYHATGETLTDADLDALKRHDAILLGAIGDPSVPSGVLERGFLLKLRFAFDHHVNLRPSKLLPGVATPLAGQPEIDFVVVREGTEGPYTGNGGTIRKGTEHEVATEVSVNTAFGVERVVRDAFARAQARPRKKLTLVHKNNVLTFAGHLWTNIFKKVAEEFPEVTTDYIHVDAATIYLVTDPARFDVIVTDNLFGDIITDLAAAVSGGIGVAASGNINPSGEFPSMFEPVHGSAPDIAGQGKADPSATVLSVALLLRHLGHESEAARIEEAVSADLAERVGKPARSTAEIGDALAVRVAG